One Novipirellula galeiformis DNA segment encodes these proteins:
- a CDS encoding DegT/DnrJ/EryC1/StrS family aminotransferase produces MADAAQGVPLLDVNRDNRPHREEFLEALTEVLDSGRFLFGPDVTALENEVAAYSQSENAIGCASGSDALLLALMALEVGPGDEVIVPSFTFFASVSCITRLGATPVFVDICPDTFNVDPEAIREAITDRTRAIIPVHLFGQCAQIDRICQIAGDRDIPVIEDAAQAIGAAYHSRPAGSWGAIGCFSFYPTKNLGGMGDGGMVTTGDAGTADRVRLFASHGMRPRYYHQVVGINSRLDTFQAAVLRVKLRHLDKAVQSRRVNADRYTRLLNESQLVAADQIVLPATDPNAFHVWNQYALRVGEGRRDALRAYLSERGIGSEVYYPVPMHEQQCFTQLKFDRDALVETERASKEVLNLPIFPTLTEAEQHRVVECIAGFYASGARSAAA; encoded by the coding sequence ATGGCCGATGCTGCTCAAGGCGTCCCCTTGCTGGACGTCAATCGTGATAACCGCCCTCACCGCGAAGAATTTCTCGAAGCGCTCACCGAAGTGCTCGATAGCGGGCGGTTCCTGTTTGGTCCCGATGTTACCGCACTTGAGAACGAAGTCGCTGCGTATAGCCAATCCGAAAACGCAATCGGTTGTGCCTCGGGAAGCGATGCCTTGCTGCTGGCTTTGATGGCATTGGAGGTCGGTCCGGGTGACGAAGTGATCGTTCCCAGCTTTACCTTCTTTGCTTCGGTTAGCTGCATTACTCGGCTCGGTGCGACGCCGGTGTTTGTCGACATTTGTCCCGATACGTTCAATGTGGATCCCGAGGCAATCCGAGAAGCGATCACCGATCGAACACGTGCGATCATTCCAGTCCATCTCTTTGGCCAGTGTGCTCAAATTGACCGCATCTGTCAGATTGCAGGGGATCGCGATATTCCCGTGATTGAAGATGCCGCCCAAGCGATCGGGGCTGCCTATCATTCACGTCCCGCAGGAAGTTGGGGAGCCATCGGGTGCTTCAGTTTCTACCCCACCAAGAACCTCGGTGGCATGGGCGACGGTGGGATGGTTACCACGGGTGACGCCGGAACCGCCGATCGCGTGCGTTTGTTTGCCAGCCACGGGATGCGTCCTCGCTACTATCACCAAGTCGTCGGCATCAACAGCCGGTTGGATACATTCCAAGCAGCCGTGCTCCGCGTGAAGTTGCGGCACTTGGACAAAGCCGTCCAATCGCGTCGAGTCAACGCGGATCGCTACACCCGTTTGTTGAATGAGTCACAGCTTGTTGCCGCGGACCAAATCGTTTTGCCAGCGACCGATCCCAATGCGTTTCACGTTTGGAATCAGTATGCATTGCGCGTCGGCGAAGGTCGTCGCGACGCACTGCGTGCGTACCTGTCCGAGCGTGGCATCGGATCCGAGGTGTACTATCCGGTCCCGATGCACGAGCAGCAGTGCTTCACCCAGCTCAAATTTGACCGCGACGCGTTGGTCGAAACCGAACGGGCGAGCAAGGAAGTCTTGAATCTGCCGATCTTCCCAACGCTGACCGAAGCGGAGCAACATCGAGTGGTCGAGTGCATTGCCGGTTTCTATGCCTCCGGAGCGCGATCGGCTGCTGCGTAG